A window of Kwoniella pini CBS 10737 chromosome 9, complete sequence genomic DNA:
TCGCATAATTACTGGGCAAAGTCTGCCATCCCGTTGCTGTGTCATAAGCACTTTCTCTCGCACCAGTATACATAGTGTTCTCCCTGGCAGTACCAAGAGGGGTCCGGGAGGATCTATCGAACGTTTGAGTAGTATGCATTGTTCGAGAAGGTGCCCAAGCGGTGCTGTAGGTAGTATTTGCGTATTTGGATTTCGCCCGTCTCGAAATAGAACTTCCGTTGGATGATCTTCTTTCGAGATCCGCAAGTAgctcatcatctgaatcagGATGTGAGACCTGAGTCCAGGCTCTACTACCTCTTCTTGATGAAAGACCGTCCGTTATTCTGTCGGACGTCGATTGGTACTCTTCATAAGAAGCTGATCTGGAGATTGGTGGTGGTAGAACAGTTTCGTATTCGGATGATCTCCGAGACCCACTTGGAGAAGTTGGTGCTGTACCCAACGAGCCGGTTCTGAGATCCTGATTTGCAGTAGAATACCTAGTTGTGGGTGGTCGATCGTGATATGAAGACGGTTCCTCGCCTAAATTAGCAGTACCAGTGTCTGTATGGCTGGTCATATGCGGTGCGGTGAAGTAAGTATCCTTCTGCGTTGCCGTAGGATATACCGAGGGAGATCTGACTGAATCGACGTATGACGGTACAGGAGCATCGTGTAAGGAGTACCTAGTAGGATTATGTATGGATGAGAGAGCTTCTGAGCCTGCTTTAtctgaagatgacgaagagTAGTGGGAAGCTCCAGGTGGTACTGGTGGAGGGGCAGTCTGGTATGACGATGCACCTGAACTTTTTGACAACCTACTGGAAGCTCGATCACTGGGTGGGGGAGTCTTGAAAGAGGTACCAGGCTTAGGTTCAGAGAGATTAGCAGGGCCGGTTTGTCGAGTTGCTTCGTAAGATGAAACGTGAGAGCCAGATAAGTGACCACTGGGTGGGGGACCTGTAACAGCTACTTGAGGGACAACATCTGAGGTGTGCGTAGCTCTGCTGGACGGTGAAGGACCTCGAGGGGTATATGCAGTCATTGAGGAAGTCCAAGGCTGAGCTGTAGCAGCTGGAGTTTTCGCTGTAGGACCAGAAAAATCAGTACTGAATTGTTGAGCTGTACCCATTGgagttgatgaagttggCAGTAGCTGGGCTGTATGATCCGAGATAGACGAGTTGGGTTGAGCAGTACCCATAGGAGCAGAAATGCTGTCTCCTTGCATAGCTGTATGACTTGATGGAGTTGACATTTCTCGAACAGTCGCTGCTGGAGTATGAGCCTGAGTCCCAGGCCTTGCTGTATAGTTGGAAGCGGTAGGCGAGAAACCTTCTACGGTGGCTTGCTCAGTTGAGGGTTGTCTAGCTGTATGAGGCGAGGACGAGGTTGTGGACCAATGCTGAGCAGTAGCAAATGGCTGTCCACTTGATACTTGAGGCGTAAAGAGAGAACCGGTACTGGTTTTGTCTTGTGCAGTGACCGCTGGAGATGGAAAAGCTGGTCGAGTTGTGGTCGTCTGACTGACAGCAGTGTACATTGTTGCTGAGTTTGAAGCATCTCTAGCAGAACCGACAGCAGCGGCAGATCCAGGTAGCGCTGTGTACatagaaggtgaagaggGAATACCCCTGGTCGTACCTGTCGGAGTCGATGAGCCAGTTCGAGCGGTCAATACTCTTTCGGAAAGTGGTTGAGCAGTCAATGTAGGAGTTGGAGCAGTATACATTGATCGACCTGAGCTTGGTTCTTTAGCTGATTGGTACTCATCCGAAGTTGTAGCTTGACCAGATTGAGCTGTACgtgatgagaatgattgTCCGACTTCGGCTCTTGCAACTGTGTAATTTTGCTGCGGATACTGGTACGACGATTGAGAACCAACGATTTCGGATCTCGCATTGGTGAATTTTGAGGGACTCGAGAGGGGTTGAGTAACAGTATTGGGAGTAGCGGTACCGTACCTCGAGGAAGTACCATCAAGGGACTGGAAACCTGTAGCAGGGGTCTGGAAGGCTTCCGAAGGTGTATTTTCGGACTTGAGAGTAGGCGGTCGGATACCATGAGCAAAGGTAAAATCTCTCGATTTTGGACGTTCGGCATTTTGAGCCGTCAATGGGATATCTAGCACTCCAGTTGTCACAGGGGGAGTCGGAATGTCTTTCTCGGGTAAAGGTGGAGCAGAAACTTCTTTGAGATCGGCTTCACTAGCTACTCTTCTAAGACTCCTTGTTCTCTCTAAACCACCGGCTGCAAGTTTTCTACTGCCTCTATGTACGATTGGTGTATGGAGTCCACCTGTCGTCTCGATAACTGCATCGTCGGTGGTGTAGAGATGATGCGATCCAGTACTGCTAGGTAGGGGCGACGAAGGAAGTGGTTGAGAACCTTCAGCAGGAGTAAAATGGGTCGAAGCTGATCCTCCATACTCAGAACCGTGATCAGAGGAGGATCTATTGACTCGGAGCGAAGCTGATGGTGCAGCTCTTGTACGCTCAAGTACAGTCCAGACGGCGTTGACCCATCGAACTATCATGATGGAAAGCTGTCAGCCAATATACCAGCTCGAAATTCAATCACTAGCTTACCTCGATCTCTAGCACTGTCACAAGCCAATCTTTCGACACCATCGTCGTAAACCTGGATTAAGAGAATCAGCTGTGATGGTCATGATTGCTGGACAAACAACTTACAAGCTTGAAGGGGTAGAGACTATCAGCCAATTGTCCTTGTCTTCTAGCAGCAGCAGCACCGATGTCATCGCCAGCCATAGGATTATTGGGACTATAGGTAGAAGCAACCTCTGCGGATAATAACAGTAATCAGCATGCTATCTGACTATTACAGGAGTTGAGACTTACCATCGCAGAACTCCAAATCTAAGGTCACGGTGGCTCTACCTTTAGTACTGACCCAAGTCAACTCCAAACCCTCATTAAACAATCGACCATCTGCTTGAACCCATTTGAAGTTCGGTCTCTCATCTACATCATGTACATTCAGATAGTACAACGCTCCCGTCTTTATAGGCTATATGACAATACATATCAGCTTATACTTACGTCTTACTGTCGAAGCTGAGAGATTGCCCACCTCTCCCGTTAATTGTTTTGGCTCTGAAGATTTCCTATCGCTTCTCAAATTACCCGATCTGGAAGGAGCTTCTTCGCCAGCTTTGTCGTCATGTATACTGCTCTTCTCAGATTTTCGTTCTTCGTCAGAATGATGAGAAGgagctttcttttcatcttgagtcgattcttcagcttgttcagcCAAATCcttttcatcctttcttcttcttcgaatgGATACATTCCACCCTTTATCACCGGCTCCACTTCTGAATAGCCCTGGTCCACTACCAGCTACTGGTCCGATTACTCTTTGAGAAGGTGAACCTGATCTAGCTCGCCAAGAAGCTATCATACCTCTGACCTGAGATAAgggtgaaggtgattttggTGGTGGTGCAGGTGCATTGACTTCAAAAGCGCTAGTCAAGGGTGTTCGGTatgatgaaggaggagCGGAAGGAGTGTTAGACATCGCATCTGCATTGGAAACACTGGAGGTCGGCAAAGCAGGTGTTCGGGATACTGCGCTTGTAGGAGGCTTGTCGGAGACAGTAGCTTTCGTAGGTGAACTGGGAATGAATTTAGGTTGAGGTGGGATATTTGGAGAATCCGCTTTATTTTCGAACATCTTGATTAGATCTGATGCTTTCTTTGGTGTACCCTGAGGTGTTCCACTTGCACTGGTAGTACCGGTCAGGCCAGTCGAAAAAGCAGATCTAGGTCCTTTAACAGGGGACGAAGTAATCTTGCTTGGGCTGGGAGGTAAGGGGTATTTACCTGCTATTGTCGATGCTGAAGCCGAAGGTGATTTGTACGTAGACGAGCCTTCTTTGTAAGCGCCTGGGAAGGTGGGCGAAAGGTTATGAACTTGAGAACGATCGCTTGtgggtgaagatgatttttcagATCTTTCAGTTACAGTCGATAATCTcgacaaattcaaattacctaaaccaGGTGAAATGGGCTGAGAAGTATTAGAAGGGTTCATATTGATACCTAGTCCGACTAGTGGCTGTCTGATAGGCATAGGATGGAAGGTTGTAGGTGGAAGAAATGGATTCGATGAGGCTGATACAGTTGGGATCCGATTTGTAGAAGGATTGGCCAAAGCGTCAAGTTGTGATAAGACACCATCGTATGCTGCATCAAtagttgttgttgattgaCCTGTTGTCTGAGTAAGAATGGGAAGAGGTATATCAGAAGTTGGATTAAGTGGAGCTGCTACATCATGCAAATGAGAATCAGCAATTTACTAttttgagaatgagaagTACTTACGCTCATTAGCGAAAATTCCACGAGGTCCAAGCTGACTATCCGTCCTAGTATAATCTTCACTAAAAAGTTGACCTCGATTAGGTGGTAAGAGAGGAGATTCAAGACCTAATTCTACTGCTCTGGAAGTTACGGTAGGTCGTtgaggtgaaggtgaaatagTTCTGATTTCAGGATTTGGTCCAGAAGTAGATCCAGTAGCAGtaagaaattcaacttcatcttcttcttctttttcttcttcacttgatATTCCTTTTGGTGTAGCCCAATCAGGTAATGAATCATTTTctgattttggttttggtgaattaggtgaagatgttgatgttggttcgaaagatgataataatgcGGCAAAATCTGGATGAGGTTGATCAGGTGATGATCTCCATCTACGAGGAGTAGGTGATAAAGGCGGTGATGGCATGATATCGTAACTACCACCTATGCCCTCTTTGGTAGATTATCAAAGTCAATAttaatatatattatacctggaaaagaaatgttAGTATGAAAATTAATCAGtataaaagagaaagaaggaaataaCAGTTTTGACACGATTGTTGGTGTCTAGAGTAGGTGAATTGATATCAAAGTATACGTTGTGAGTTGTTTACGTCCATTAAGGGTATTGAGAAGTAAATAATCTACACACAGACATGTGTTAAGTCCTTTGacaatcatctttatcattttagTACCTCTTTGACCACTTGTAGAATATTGTTCAACCAGATAAAAAGTAAATATCGACAATTATCGATTGGAATTGAGGGATTTCATCTGTTCATTTTTGCGATATCAACGTCTCTCTCAGGACATCTTCTCCGTCAGGTCAGGAGTGGATAGCTGAAAGACGTTGCCTTGGTAGAGGTTTGTATGACATATATCGCTCTATAGATCATCTGGAAATCAAAGCTTGATTGATGGTAGTAACGATAATTTACGCATTGATCGTCAATCAACCAAAGGAGGCGCGTAGTAGTCCACTATCCATCCATCACTGACACGCGTTCTTATTGACATACAACTAACACCGTAGTTCTCCTGCTCCATCGCGAATGGTCCTCGTCTTGCACACAGACAGTGTATCATTGATAACATGATTTTTGTGTGTTTAGCAAATGAAGTTTCTAGCGCGAGCCACGACATTTTCCATTATAGATCGATGAGTGTTGTAGATAGCCGCGAGTGCCTATGAAGCACCTTCCCATAGCATGTCTTTGAGATTATGGATAATTCTTACAAGCTGTATAACGACAATTAGCATTAAAACATGAAGCTTTCCATAAAATCTCGCGAAGGCTCTTTTATCGCTTCAACGCTATGCGGACGCGAACGGATTTAGGCGCTGATGAAGCCACGTGATCGCAATACACATCAAACCAATCATTCAAGATACAACATATGAACATGCATAAAAAGTATAATGTGAgcaataaatcaaaatgccAGTCACAGAGAGTCTCCGATTGAGATGAAGATTCGTATCTATTTCTGTTCAACAATGACAGCCTCTACAATAACGTTCAGACAATATCAGTAAAAAGCTCAATAATAATCGTGTTCATTTGGAAACTCACTCTTTCGTTCAGCTTTAGGTTTTTCCCTTCCAGCTCTAGAAtgatctcttcttctatccTCTTTAACTTTTCTACTTTCAATCATATCTCTCTTAAGTTTAGTAGCATTATGTATACTTTGAGGAACATGTCTTCtatctttaattgatttaactCCTTTCTCAGTTGaatatctttcaataaGTTTTTGTCTATGTTCAATTGCTTGTCTTTCTTTAGTTGAAACTGGACCTAATTTCTTAGATGCGTTAGATTTCCATATTCTAACGTTTCCATCATCTGATGCTGAAAGTACGAAATCTGCTGTAGGTGTATATGTCACATCGAATACCCTACACAACGTATCAATCAGCATTGATGTACTCCGCCATCAGTAGACAGTGTACATCACCCAAACATACCTCTGCATTCGTTTTGTATGGTATACATCCCTCGATTTTCCTGTTTCTCGGTTCCATAATCTGACAGTTCGGTCATATGATCCGGAAACAAACTCTTCTCCAGTTGGACCTACAAGCATACACAGTACAATACATCAGTTGGGATAGCTCACGAAGGAAAAATATGTCACGCATCGACTCACTCCAATCACATCCCATCACACCACCAACATGACCCTTATATATTTGATTAGGTGAATTGAGATTCCTTATATCGAATGTATACAAATTATGATCTTCACTGGTCAAAAGCATCATCGTTGGTAAGGTAGGACACCAAGATATAGCATTTGATACAAACTGTAAAAAGAAACATCgttcatcaattacaaCATCTCTagtaataataaatattattttgaaaaCTCACCTGCATAACTATTCTCCTTTCAGCTTTTCCAGTTCTTATATCATAAAGACACATTGTTCTGTCATTACCAACACTTGCTAAAACACTAGTTTCACtttgattaaatttaaCTTTATTTACAGTTTCCAACGAACTTCCAAATTGTAAATTACTTAAAGGTGCTGATCTATTTTCATCCCAAATTTGTACAGTATTACTTGCAGTTGCGAAAACACCATCTGTTCtatgatgatcaattccATTAAATCCATTTTTATTTGTCCAAATCATGTTAGGTTCTAatttttcacctaattcatctcTAACTTTACTATCTATATTTAAacctccaccttcttcttcatcaatttcttcattatcatcttcatcaaaatttaaaCCATTTTCACCAATAGCACCTGttgaatctaaattttcttGAATTCCTGATCCACTTGCAAATTCAGATCCattaaaattagatttttgTCCAGGTGTAAAAGCAGAAGATTTCcataattttaaatttccATCTAATTTTCCTGCTGTAATCATTGATCTTCTACCATCTTGTCTTTCACTTGTCCAACAAATTCCACCTACCATACCTTTATGTGCATTTggtattttcaataatggTCTTCTGAGTGTTAATGAATGAACAATTACTTCTCCatcacctcctccaccagcTACTACACCTACTCTCCTAGAATCTTTTCCTAAACAGTAAACACCATCTTGATGTCCACCTAAAGCGTCCACGAAAGGTTTAGCAAACATTCTATCTATCTTCACTGCTGTCATTGCTCGAGCGTATTCCCTAGGTTTTTGAAAAGGATGTAAATGAGGTGCGAGATTTCGTTGTAATGGGTGAGGAGCTGTGGAAGAGgatggaagatgatcatCCAATGATCGggatatcatttttattttctgCAAAATTACTCAATATCAGCGTCGATGTCATCTCAATTTTCAGCAAAGCTGTACCTACAACCATCTTGACTAATTCCTAGTATACCCGGACTTGTCGGCGAGGCTGTTGAGATTGCTGTGTATTCGAGATACTATTCGGTTGATGACAATGTCGCCGTTCTGCTTGTGACTTCTTCAGCTGGTGTGTAAGGCGTGATGTGATCCAGCGACTCTTATTGTATTCTATTCAGGTCGTTATTATGTGCCGGTCAAAATTAATCTTATCGCAAAAATATCTCGAATGCTTTGCCGCTCTGCTTTGAAAAGCAACAAATCCCACGTGGTGATACCCAGAGCATCGGTGACGTGGcatatattgatatatagatatataGATAGCTTCAAGGGTTATCACGGGCGGATCATAGGTTTATCGGAACATGACTTAACCGGCACGTTCACTTTGTCAGGTGtgtattttgatgaaatcaCACCACATGAGACACCAAGAACACACACAAGCATACAATGAGGTAACTTGACTTGACttcctttatcttcattcacTACAATATACAGAAAGCAATAGACCTACTTGACGTTATACATTCATTACTatacatcttcaattacCTGAGGACCCGCATAGCAACAGCAGGATGGGTGGCGATACTAAATCACATCATCACTGGCAAGGCGTGCTCAATTCCGCGCTCGACGCTGTTGGGCATACCCCTCTGATCAAGTTGGATAGAATTGCTAAAGCGGAAGGACTCAAGTGTAATCTACGTAAGCTGGCCAAACGATCAGGGTCTTGATTGGTAAACAGCtcatgaatttgatattcagTGGGAAAATGCGAGTTCTTTTCCGCAGGAGGCAGTGTCAAAGATCGAATTGCAAAGGTGCGCTTGAATATCAGGTCATTGTCGACATTCAGCTGACATTGTTGAATAGCGCATGGTCGAGCATgcagagaaagaaggagtTCTTATACCTGGACAAAGCATAGTTATCGAGCCTACCAGTGAGCTGGATCACACATGTCCAAAGAGCAAGCAGTGAGCTGACTGAACCATTCTTAGGCGGAAATACAGGTATGTGATCAGCTAGCCGATGGTTTATGAATCAACTGAAAGCTGAGAGAATCCTCTACAGGGATTGGTCTGGCTCTAGCATGTGCAATCAAGGGTTATCAGTAAGTCAGCTGTAGAATTTGGACTTCAGTAAGCTGATCTTTGGTAATAAAAGATGCATAATAACGTTGCCGGCTAAGATGAGTTTGGAGAAGGAGGTGATGCTACGCGCGTTAGGTGCTGAGATCGTGCGGACGCCGTAAGTTGAGTTGAAACCCATGTGATAGGCAAATTAGCTAACAGAATATTCTTAGCACTGAAGCGGCGTGAGCTTCGCGACCTTCACATTCACTGATATTACAAGCTGATTTAATCTTGATCATAGTTGGGACAGTCCTGAAAGTCACATTGGTGAGCTAAGCTTGTTATGCCAGCTCTGCACTAGCTCATAATCTACCATAATGTAGGCGTGGCGAGGAAACTGCAAAAGTCAATACCTGGAGGTGTGATCTTGGACCAATATTCTAATCCCAACAATCCACTTGCTCATTACTATACAACTCACGAAGAGATCATGGTCAGTGAGGGTCTTATTTCTCATCATGTACGACTCATAAGCTAATGTTTCCTTCACAGTACGCCTTGAAAACGTCGGATTTACCCCGCAAAGACATTTCTTTGTTGGTAGCAGGTGCAGGTACCGGTGGTACGATTACAGGCCTGGGAAGAGCTATACGGGATTACGAATCTTCCTTGGTAAATGGTGCTGCGTCTTCTCATTCTCGAACCACCATCTTAGCTGTGGATCCAGAAGGGTCGATCTTAGGTGGCGGAGAGCCAGGGAACTATCAAGTGGAAGGTATCGGATATGTGAGCTCGAACCTCCCCAAAGAAGTGATGTGTTCGCACAACAGCTGATTGATTCACTGCGCCATTGTAGGACTTTTTCCCTGAAGTTTTGGATCCAAATCCGCCTGTAGTCGACCAATGGATAAAAACAAACGATGAAGAGGCTTTTGCAGCCACCAAGCGATTGATGTGAGTGAAGAATGTAGCACCCAGCCCTAAAAAATGCATCTTTGAAGATGCTCCCAATCCGAGTGAAGACAAAATAGCTGATAATATGCTATAGTCGGGAAGAAGGGTTATTTGTAGGCGGATCATCCGGATCAGCAGTATCAGGCACTCTGCGATATCTACATTCAGCCGAAGGTAAAGTCATATCAGAGGATGAAAAGGCGAACGTAGTGATAATCCTGCCAGACGGAGTAAGGAATTATATGTCAAAACCATGGTTTCTTGAAACTTCTAAAAAGGCCATCAATGAGAATGTaggagagaaagaggataTAAAGGTTACGATTAAAGGGATTTTAGGTCGAGATTTGAATGATGTTAGTAAGGTTGTTCACGATGCTAAGGAGAACGGAAAGAAACTTGAGAATGGCGAATAAGCATCAGAGGCCATACCCTAGATTTTTGTATATACatagaagaaagagcttGTCAATGTTATAGCATTTCTGTATCCCTTCTTATTTACGTTATGGGTCATTACGGTTGAACATTGTGAAACTTGCATTGCGTTACATTGATCCTTCTACAACGATAATGCTAGTTAATGTACAAATGGCTAAAAAGCAAAATATGTGACGGTAGATGAATGATGGGAATATTATGCTGAGGTATTTATTTTGCGCGGTGCGATTGGtaattattttttgttttcatctgaaaatttaacttcatctttctctttctcctctttctctttctcatcttcctcctcctcctcctcatcatcatcattatcatcatcatcatctatacCAAGCGCATCGAAAAATCCTCCAACTTTACTAACAATCttatcattcttcattGGTTTTTCttgtccttcttcttcttcttcttcatcttccgaTAATTCatgttcatcttcctcctgATCATCTTGAGACAAATCCTCAGAtacatcattatcatcgaattcatcttcactaaTTGTATTATCTTCATGATCTTCATTATGTTCTTCTaccttctc
This region includes:
- a CDS encoding cystathionine beta-synthase; its protein translation is MGGDTKSHHHWQGVLNSALDAVGHTPLIKLDRIAKAEGLKCNLLGKCEFFSAGGSVKDRIAKRMVEHAEKEGVLIPGQSIVIEPTSGNTGIGLALACAIKGYQCIITLPAKMSLEKEVMLRALGAEIVRTPTEAAWDSPESHIGVARKLQKSIPGGVILDQYSNPNNPLAHYYTTHEEIMYALKTSDLPRKDISLLVAGAGTGGTITGLGRAIRDYESSLVNGAASSHSRTTILAVDPEGSILGGGEPGNYQVEGIGYDFFPEVLDPNPPVVDQWIKTNDEEAFAATKRLIREEGLFVGGSSGSAVSGTLRYLHSAEGKVISEDEKANVVIILPDGVRNYMSKPWFLETSKKAINENVGEKEDIKVTIKGILGRDLNDVSKVVHDAKENGKKLENGE